In Pangasianodon hypophthalmus isolate fPanHyp1 chromosome 3, fPanHyp1.pri, whole genome shotgun sequence, a single genomic region encodes these proteins:
- the dld gene encoding delta-like protein D, translating into MGRLMIAAILCAMLNQILCSGVFELKLQEFLNKKGITANSNCCKGGSSSAIQQCECKTFFRICLKHYQANVSPEPPCTYGGITTPVLGSNSFQVPETLSDSTFTNPVRFPFGFTWPGTFSLIIEALHTESTEDLSTENPERLISRMTTQRHLTVGEEWSQDLQVAGRTELKYAYRFVCDEHYYGDGCSVFCRPRDDAFGHFTCGERGEIICNSGWKGQYCTEPICLPGCDEEHGFCDKPGECKCRVGFSGKYCDDCIRYPGCLHGTCQQPWQCNCQEGWGGLFCNQDLNYCTHHKPCQNGATCTNTGQGSYTCSCKPGFTGASCEIEVNECSDSPCRNGGSCTDLENTYSCTCPPGFYGRNCELSAMTCADGPCLNGGRCADNPDGGYFCQCLMGYAGFNCEKKIDHCSSNPCSNGAQCLDLVDSYLCQCPEGFTGTHCDDNIDECAAYPCQNGGTCQDGVNDYTCTCPPGYTGKNCSLPVNKCVHNPCHNGATCYERDNRYVCACIPGYGGRNCQFLLPENPQGQPVVEGADKRYSDDEEDNVFPWTAVCAGIILVLLLLLGCALLVVYIRIKLQQRSQQADSHIESETMNNLTNNCSREKDLSVSIIGTTQVKNTNKKVDFQSDATGVEKKGYKSRYSLVDYNLVHELKQEDFGKEDLEKNDVRCEALDSDTEEKHRKHLRSETSEKSPEAACKDTKYQSVFVISDEKDECIIATEV; encoded by the exons ATGGGGCGACTCATGATAGCTGCCATCCTTTGTGCCATGCTAAACCAG attttaTGCTCTGGGGTTTTTGAGTTGAAGTTGCAAGAGTTTCTCAATAAGAAAGGAATAACAGCCAACTCTAACTGCTGTAAAGGAGGATCCTCTTCAGCCATCCAGCAGTGCGAATGCAAAACCTTTTTCAGGATTTGCCTGAAGCATTACCAGGCTAACGTGTCCCCAGAGCCTCCGTGCACGTATGGAGGAATTACTACTCCAGTTCTCGGATCAAACTCATTTCAAGTTCCTGAAACTCTTTCAGACAGCACCTTCACCAACCCTGTTCGTTTCCCTTTTGGATTTACGTGGCCG GGCACGTTTTCACTAATTATTGAAGCACTGCATACAGAGTCTACTGAGGATTTATCAACCG AAAACCCAGAACGTCTGATCAGTCGCATGACCACCCAGAGGCACCTGACGGTCGGAGAAGAATGGTCCCAGGATCTCCAGGTGGCTGGGAGAACCGAGCTGAAGTACGCCTACAGATTCGTGTGTGATGAGCATTACTATGGAGACGGCTGCTCGGTCTTCTGCCGGCCGCGAGACGACGCCTTCGGCCACTTCACGTGCGGAGAGCGCGGAGAGATCATCTGTAACTCCGGGTGGAAAGGCCAGTACTGCACAGAGC CAATCTGTCTCCCGGGGTGTGATGAGGAGCATGGATTTTGTGACAAACCTGGTGAATGCAA ATGCAGAGTGGGCTTCAGTGGGAAATACTGTGATGACTGTATCCGCTACCCTGGTTGCTTACATGGAACCTGCCAGCAACCATGGCAGTGCAACTGTCAAGAGGGCTGGGGTGGCCTCTTCTGCAACCAAG ATCTTAATTACTGCACACACCACAAACCATGCCAGAATGGAGCCACTTGCACTAACACTGGTCAAGGCAGCTACACATGCAGCTGCAAGCCTGGTTTCACCGGGGCGAGCTGTGAGATTGAGGTTAACGAGTGCTCTGACAGCCCCTGCAGAAATGGAGGAAGCTGCACT GATCTTGAGAACACATATAGCTGCACCTGCCCTCCTGGCTTCTATGGAAGAAACTGTGAGCTGAGTGCCATGACTTGTGCTGATGGCCCCTGCCTCAATGGTGGACGGTGTGCTGACAATCCTGATGGAGGATACTTCTGTCAGTGTCTCATGGGCTACGCCGGCTTTAATTGTGAAAAGAAGATTGATCATTGTAGTTCAAATCCATGCTCAAATG GTGCCCAGTGTCTAGACCTTGTGGACTCCTATCTCTGCCAGTGTCCAGAGGGTTTTACAGGCACACACTGTGATGACAATATTGATGAGTGTGCTGCCTACCCCTGTCAGAATGGTGGAACATGTCAAGACGGAGTCAACGACTACACCTGTACCTGCCCACCTGGATACACTGGCAAGAACTGCAGCCTGCCTGTCAATAAGTGTGTACATAACCCTTGCCACAATGGAGCTACTTGTTATGAAAGGGATAACCGCTATGTGTGTGCCTGCATTCCTGGGTACGGAGGACGTAACTGCCAATTCTTGCTCCCTGAAAACCCTCAAGGACAGCCTGTTGTAGAGGGAGCCGATAAAAGGTACTCTGACGATGAGGAGGACAACGTATTTCCATGGACAGCAGTCTGTGCTGGGATTATTTTGGTGCTTTTGCTCCTGCTTGGGTGCGCTCTTCTGGTCGTGTACATCCGCATAAAACTGCAGCAGAGAAGCCAGCAAGCCGACAGTCACATTGAAAGTGAGACCATGAACAACTTGACCAACAACTGCAGTCGAGAGAAGGACCTGAGCGTCAGCATTATAGGCACTACGCAGGTGAAGAATACCAACAAGAAGGTGGACTTTCAGAGTGACGCCACAGGTGTAGAAAAGAAAGGTTACAAGTCTCGCTATTCATTAGTGGATTACAATCTTGTTCATGAGCTTAAGCAGGAGGACTTCGGGAAAGAGGACTTGGAGAAAAACGATGTAAGATGCGAAGCTCTTGACTCTGacacagaagaaaaacacagaaaacatttaagaaG TGAGACATCAGAGAAAAGTCCAGAAGCTGCATGCAAAGACACAAAGTACCAGTCTGTCTTTGTAATATCAGATGAAAAGGATGAATGTATTATTGCAACTGAG GTATAA